A genomic window from Tenebrio molitor chromosome X, icTenMoli1.1, whole genome shotgun sequence includes:
- the LOC138140388 gene encoding translation initiation factor eIF2 assembly protein-like, translating to MLELQDLKDFSIHKWYEKFKDVSLEAILIEIPLVLLEKFQSDASDVDIEEVCSGEYVAELKNAINSLNNSAFVKNNWHAPMDAKMFSFGNQLKVTNINELSLYLSTSNIISEDFSSQQSSIPFYIVLKPWKSIHPASEFRCIIINNILRGITPRDWPTYYAHFKEEGPLIIDKITNFYKENIAGKFLRNHYTFDVIMSFPDQPYIIDFGPLNSKSNLYAFSWKEILPLLNKEVPEEVAPIFRYLDTDIGITTRTDAIYKIANAFT from the exons ATGTTG GAACTTCAAGATTTAAAAGATTTCTCAATTCACAAATGGTATGAGAAGTTTAAAGATGTTTCACTTGAAGCCATATTAATTGAGATCCCGTTGGTCCTACTAGAGAAATTTCAATCTGACGCCTCTGATGTGGACATAGAAGAG GTTTGTTCAGGAGAGTATGTAGCTGAATTGAAGAATGCAATCAATAGTTTAAATAATAGCGCCTTTGTTAAAAACAACTGGCATGCTCCAATG GATGCCAAAATGTTTAGTTTTGGAAATCAGTTGAAAGtaacaaatataaatgaaCTGTCTTTGTACTTATCTACTTCCAATATTATTTCTGAAGATTTTTCCTCCCAGCAAAGTAGCATTCCATTTTATATAGTTCTGAAACCTTGGAAAAGTATTCATCCAGCCTCAGAGTTTAGATGTATCatcattaataatattttaagag GTATAACACCTCGAGACTGGCCAACATATTATGCACACTTCAAGGAAGAGGGCCctctaattattgataaaattacaaatttctaTAAAGAGAACATCGCCGGTAAATTCCTAAGAAACCATT aTACTTTTGATGTGATAATGTCATTTCCTGATCAGCCCTACATTATTGATTTTGGACCTCTTAACAgcaaatcaaatttatatGCCTTCTCTTGGAAAGAAATTTTACCACTTCTCAACAAA GAGGTGCCAGAAGAGGTCGCTCCCATATTCCGGTATTTAGACACAGACATCGGTATTACGACACGAACTGACGCAATATATAAAATCGCAAACgcatttacataa